CTACTCGATGGATGGGAGATAAGGCGGTTATTCAACTAAGTCTGCGTTACAGGAGCAATGACCATTTATGGTTCACTTTTTTTCATGAAGCCGGACATATTCTTAAACATGGCCGTAAGGAAGTTTTTATTGAGGACGGGAAACTCACAACGGATAAAGAAAGAGAGGCCGATATTTTTGCTATGGACAAATTAATACCGCCAGAGCGATTAAAAGACTTAATTAGACAGTTGAACGGTTATAAGCTGGAGCCAATTATTCATTTTGCTAACGAAATAAATATAGCTCCGGGTATTGTTGTAGGACGTTTACAACACGATGGCGCGTTACCAAAATCACATGGAAATAAGCTTAAGGTGTTTTACAGTTGGGGGAATGATTGAAAGAATCATGCTCAAGAACTATATGAGCTTTCGGAAAAAGTAAAATAGGAATATTGGATTATTGAATGAAGGAAGGACTACTTGTTCGTGTCGGGATTGACGGCACATCCAAGTCCGGAAAATGGAATGCTCCGGTGGATACCGAGACGGGGAGGTTCCTCTACATTCCGATTCTTGAGGGAGAAAATGCAATATTTAAAGAGGGATTGGAAAGGAAATATGATGAATTGATACCAGAAGTCAAGAAGTTCTATCAAGATTGCGGCTGTGTGTTTGGTTTTCCAGATAGATTATACGATCAATCAATGCATCTCGATCCCGATTTCGAAAACCTCACGTATGGAGATCAGGGGAAAAAGGGTGCTCGTATCTATAAAATGAATCCTGGTGATTTTTTAGTTTTCTATGCTGGTTTACGCTCAATAGACAGCAGTCATAGAGAGCTAGTATACGCCATTATTGGGATTTATATAATTGATAAAAAAATGGAAGCTGAATCAGTCATAAAAGATCATTGGCACGAGAATGCGCACACAAGACGTACAATAATAAAGGCTGGAGATATTATCGTAAAAGCCAAGAAGGGTGTTTCAGGAAGGCTTGAAAGATGTATCCCAATAGGTGAGTGGAGAGAAAATGCATATAGAGTAAAAGAAGACATTTTAGAAAAGTGGGGTGGAATTTCTGCAAAAAATGGATATATTCAAAGAAGCGGGACGCTACCTCATTTTAAAAACCCAGAGCGATTCTATGCTTGGTTTAAAAAACAAAATGTCCGGCTTATAAAAAGAAATGTCTGCAATTAGGGTAAAAAATCTAACAAAAAGATTTGACGGTTTTACGGCCGTAGACTCTATATCCCTCATCGTAGAAGATGGAGAATTTTTTGGACTATTGGGCCCCAATGGTGCAGGAAAAACAACGACTATACGTATGCTTACCGGTGTGCTTCAGCCGGACGACGGAACCGCATCCGTATGTGGATACGATATTCAGGAAAATCCCCTCGAGGCAAAACAGCTGATGGGGATCGTCCCAGAGTTTGCCGATGCGTATGTAGATATTTCCGCGATGAAAAATCTATTGCTTATGGGGGAATTATACGGGATCCCCAAAAAGGAGAGCAAAGAAAAGGCGAACTCCTTATTGAACCTGTTCGGCCTCTACGAAAAGAGAAACCAGAAGGTAAAGACCTTCTCCAAGGGGATGAAACAGAGGGTCGTGGTAGCCATGGGGCTTATGAATGACCCCAGTATCCTGTTTCTCGATGAGCCTACGTCCGGGCTGGATGTAGAGAGTGTCAGGCTCATACGAAAACTGATACAAAAGATTAATGACGATGGGATTACCATCGTGCTGACAACCCACAACATCGAGGAAGCGAATCAGCTCTGTGATAGAGTCGCTATCATGAATCATGGAAAGATTGTTGCAATAGACCGTCCCGAAGTATTGAGACGGACGATTCAGAGTACCGCCTCTGTTGAATTTTCTTTCCTTAAAACGGTCGAATTGAAAGACCTGGCATTTGATAATGTGATTGAGGTCAAAAAGGTTGGAGATAAGATTCGGCTGTATACGGAAAAACCGGAGGACCTTATTCCCTGCCTTGTTAAATATGCCGAGTCATCGGGCAACAAGATAGTATCTTTAAATACTCTGGCACCCAATCTCGAAGATGTTTACGTGAAATTGACGGAGGGGAAGAAGAAATGAGGCTCATCGAACAATTGAAAAGGTCATGGGCGATAACGAAAAAGGATCTTGCCGTCTTTTACCTGAAGGGTCCGGTACTGATATCCGGTATTTTGATGCCCTCATTTCTATTTGTCGCATTTTGTTTCGGAAAGAAGTTTCCCCTGATGTTTTTGGTTCCCAGCCTCTGGGGGGTGGCCCTCTTTGTAACCGCCTCGTCAATCGGGCCTATCATTGCGCCGTGGGAAACAAGGATGCGTACGTTCGAGCGGCTCATATCAGCGCCCATTGCGCTCTGGGCAGTCATTCTCGGCGATATTGTCGCCTCTTTTCTGTTTGGCTTGATAATTACTATCTTCATTTTTGCGGCGGGCATAGCCCTTTTGGGGGTACAGATAATCGGCATCTATGTCATTATCGGTACGATCATCGCATCGTTTTGTTTTTCATCTCTTGCCCTGGTCATGTCCGCGCCGCCCACCGATGTGCCATCAAATATCATGATGCTTTCAACACTGATCAAGTTTCCGATAATATTTATCAGCGGTGTATTTGTATCAATCGAAAGCATGGGGAAGTGGAAAGTGATTTCCTTCATCTCGCCGCTCACCTATTACACGGACCTGGCGAGATACTCGGTAAATGGTTCCAACTACTTTTCTCCTCAATTCGATCTTTTTGCCCTGATTGGATTCAGCGTCCTGCTGTTTTTGACAGCGATCAAGCTTCACAAAAAGAGCCTTCCAAAACGATTCTGATATATTTGTTCCTCAATATTCATTTACTATCATTCTCACATTTCAAAACTGGATAACAGCAGCAAGATATTCAAATCTTTACAGCAAAGCCCCCCCCAATCCCGTGGGCTTTAAACATCAGGCTAACTTCATCGCCGGCCCTCACTCAACCCGCCCCTTTATGACGTACATGACAAGGCCGTAGGCGCCGCCCCATTTTCTCCACTGCCACCGGTCGAGGAAATCGGCGTAGGCGATTCTCCTTCCCTCCGCCGGCCCCAGGAGCGGGTCCATTATCGTCATCTCTTCTTTCTCGTCATCGTACCCGACCGCCAGGACAAAGTGCTCGAACGAGCTGTAGTCGTGATCGTTAGGGTCTTCGTTCCACGAAATAATCACAGGATAGCTAAGGGAGATGAAATATTTTAGGACGCTTAGATAGTACTCCCTCTCCTCCGATGTCTTGAAATCCTCTATCCAGTAGCCGTCCGCATCAACTCCCAACTTCAATCCCGCGCGAACGAGATCGTCGGTATAACAGCCCCTCTTTCTCTTCAGGCCGGACGCCTCGTGGACGTCTTGTTGGGTTATGTCCATCCCCAATCTCTTCGCGGCCATAACGAAGCAGGCCTCGCCGCAGTAGTCGGGGAGCTGCTGGACGAAATCCACTTCGATCTGTGCTGCGGGCGGGAGCGGCTCCGTTATCGACTTCTTTACCGACTCCTTTGTCGATATATCCAGGCTCTCCTTTATCTCGCCTTCCGCGGCGTAAACCGTGAGGGATAAAAATGACAACATGAGCACGAGAAATAATTTTTTCACTTTCATCTTTATGGCCTCTGCACTTTATCGCATCGCATTTTTAAGATTAAGGAAAATAACCCTGACAGGAAATCTTGGTCACCTTGTCCCCCTCAAAGTAGAAATACACGTTCTCAACCTCGCACGAATAGAGCCAGTATTTCTCCTCCTCCGCCTTTTCCCCGGGATCGCCCAGCGCCGACAATACATTCGCCTTTGAGCTTCCCACCTTCAGGCCGTTGTGGAGGACGTACATATCCGATGTAACCTCGACCGTAAGGGGGTACTCCGTGGAGTTCTCCTTCTGAAACAGATACAGCGTCTCTATCAGGAGGCCGGGATACTTGAGACTGTACACACGGTCTTTCTCCCCCGGGTACCACATGCTTTCCAATTCCTCAATCTTAAGCTCGCTCGGCTTGCCCATCTTCCCTATCACCGAGTTTTTCGTATCGCCGAACTGATTAAGGCTTTTCTTGATGAAATCGCACACCCTGTTTTCGGCGGGAAACCCGCTTGAATGAAACATGAGGAAGAGCGCCATAAAAATGAAAATGGTCGTTCTTTTCACCGCTCCTCTCCTAATAAATTTTTGTCATACCTGAACTCTTTTTCTTAAAAAACACACCTGAATTTCAGCCGAGATAGTTTAGCTGAGAAATCTGCATTACGCAATAATATAAAAGCCCCCGGAACACCGGGGGCTTTCAACATAAAACCCGGTGTCAAGGTTCGCCCTTCCCATCACTTCTTTCCGTAGCCGTCCTTGAAAACAAACTCCCCTGTCTCCTTTCTCGGCGGGGCGCCCCCCTCCTTTGCGGGATAGCCGAGCGGCGTCAGCGCCACCACCCGGACCCCCTCCGGCACCCCAAGGATCTCCTCCGTCTTTTTTGCGTCAAAGGCCCCCACATGAACAGTCCCCAGCCCCAACCCCTTCGCTGTGAGGCAGACGTTCTGCATGGCCACACCAACGTCGTACATGAACCAGTCCCCCTTGTCGGTGATGAACTCGCCCTTGTAGGCGCCGGCGACTTTTTCCTTCCCCAGCGCCACCAAGACCACAGGCGCCTCGACAAGTCCCTTCTGGGCGGGATTTCCCCCCGGGAATATCTCCTCCGAGAGCCTCTTTCTTGTCCCCTCGTCATAGACGAGGATCAGCTCCCAGCACTGGGTGTTGGCCCAGGAGGGCGCCATCCTGACAGCCTCCACTATCTTGTCGATATCCCCCTCGGGGATCCGATCCGGCTTGAACCTCCTTACGCTTCTTCTCTCCATGATAGCATCGATTACGTCCATGTTTCCTCCAAGATACTGCAATAGATTTCTATATCAACCCTTAACCTTAGCTTTTTTGACCTCGCCTTTTTGACCTCGCCTTTTTAACCTCACTTTTTTGACCTCAATATTACAGCCTTCAGGCCCGGCCTAAAAATGAACTACACGGCCGATCCCCCGTTTATCCAGAACCACAAAACGGAGACGAACCCGGCCATGATAAATTCGAAATCGGTGACCAGCTCGAAGAGCGTCCCCTGAAATATCACCCTCCTGTGGTAGAGATACAAGGAAAAGAGGGAATACGCAGGGACGATCAATAGAAAATAGGCCAGAGACGTGACAAGGCCGTTTGCCGCCGAGACGATCATCAGGGCGGTAACGAGCCCAATAAACATCAGCACTAGAAACTGAGTCCACTTCTTCCCGATCAATATCGGAATCGTTTCCCTCCCCACAACCGCGTCTCCCTGGATGTCCCTGATGTCGTAGAGGGCGGCCCTGGTCAAGACGACGAAAAAACAGAAGGCGAAAACGACGAGAAACGAGGAGAACCGGATCCTGTCCGTGGCCGAGAGATAGGGCATTGCGGCCGAGACCCCCGCCCAGGCCCCCGCCACGAAGAAGGTCTTCGATGCGGGGATGTCCTTGAGCCTCCTGTACCTCAAATATTTTATCAGAAAGGGGGGCAGAACCTTGACGCTGTAGGCCACACCTAAAAGCGCCGCCGCGATTAAAAGGAGAAACGCCGCCGGGCTAATCGTCAGCGCCAGGATCATCGATATAATAGAGCCCGCAACGCTCCCCGCCGTCAGCACGCCCCTTTTGTTCCTGTAGAACATCTCCCTCTGGGGGTCGTTGAACTTCATCGCCTCAGGGTCCTGGGTCCTGTTAAGAATATACATGGAGAAGATGAACAGGCCGGAGATCAACGGCATCTTCCAGAAGTCGTTGACGCCCAGGAGGCAGGCCGCGGCAATCGCCAGCCCCCCCGCCGACACGGCGGCGTAAATATTGGTCAGGACTATAAACCTCAATCCCTTTACCAGCTTTTGCCTCAGCCACCTTATCCTCAAACGCCCCTCGGGTACCTCCTTTCCGATGCCGGAGAGGTAATCGGCGACCTTCATGATGACCCAGTTCGGCGTCGACGCCCCGGCGGTAAGGCCGATCGTCTTGAATTTTTTAAGCTCTTCCGGGTCAAGCTCCGTCTCGTCCTCCACGTGATACGAGGGAATCCCCGACTGGATCGATACGTCGAAGAGCCGCTTTGTGTTTCCGCTGGTCTTTCCCCCGACGATCACCATCGCGTCGACCTTTTGGGCGAGCTCCTTCACCTCGTCCTGACGCCGCCTCGTGGAGTCGCAGATCGTGTCAATCGCCTTTATCTCCGATTTCGGGTACCTCTCGTTGATGGCGTCCAAAACCTCGTAAAACATCCCGCGGTCGAACGTAGTCTGGGCCACAACCAAAACCTTTTCCGCATCGGGAAGCCGTTTTGCCTCTTCCGCACGGCTCAACACCCTCCCCTCCCCCCCCGTATATCCGAGGATTCCCTTGACCTCCGCATGATCCTCGTCCCCGACAACGACCACGAGATAACCCAACTGATGGTGCTTCTTCGCGGCGGCGTGGACCCTCGCCACCTTGGGGCAGGTGGCGTCGACGATTTCGAGGTCGGTCGACCTTATCTCGTCGCGCTCCTGGGGGGAAATCCCGTGTGCCCTGATGATTATGGTGCCATCAAGGTCACCGCCGATCTCCTCGATCTTTTTCACGCCCCTCTCCTCCAGGAGCTTCACCACCTGGGGGTTGTGGATTATAGGCCCGTGCGTGTAAATGGGCCCTTTCTCGTGCCCCAGGGTCACGAAGGCCTTGTTCATTGCCCTCCTCACCCCCATGCAGAAGCCGGCCGTGTGTGCTACTATCACCCTCATTTAACACCCGACGTCTTAAAGATTCCCCACATCATATCTTTAAAGAAGATTTTTTGCAAACATGTTATAGCTTTTTTAAGCCAGATATTTAAGGCCTACTTGATATTCAAAACCGATCCCCTTTTTACTTGATAATTTCAACCGGCGATATATAATAAAATAAAAAAAGGTGGCGATCTATGTTCACCCTAATCACCCTAAACGACTACATCAGGCTGACGGCCCACATCATCAATATCGTCATTATCGTCTACATCTGGATCATCATAATCAGGGCGCTCATCTCATGGGTAAATCCGAACCCGTTCAACCCGGTCGTCAAGTTCCTTAGGGACATAACCGACCCGGTCCTCGTCCCGGCAAGGCGCCTCTTCCCGGCAGGCGGGATGATAGACCTCTCTCCCATCATAGTGATCCTGATCCTCCTGTTTCTCAAGATCATGATCGTCCAGACCCTCCTGTATATATCCGGCACAACCCAAGGGGTCGAGGGGCTCGTCATCCTTGGGATATTCGTCTACGCCGTCGCCATGATGCTCAACATGATAATCAACGTCATAATCTTCATCGTCGTGGTGAGGGCGATCCTCTCATGGATAAGCCCCGATCCGAGAAACCCGATCGTCTTCTCGATCTACGTCCTGAGCGAGCCGTTTTTGAGGCCGGTCAAACGGATAATCCCATCAGTAGGGACGATAGACCTGTCGCCGTTGGTCGTCATCCTCATTATGGTGCTTCTGAAGATCGTCCTGATAAATCCCCTCTTCGCCCTCTACAAATACCTCGCCTTTCACCCGGTCTTGATATTCTGACAAGGACAGATGATCAACACGGTCAAAAAGAACAACGACATCATCTTCACCGTCCAGGTAAGGGCCGG
The Candidatus Zymogenus saltonus DNA segment above includes these coding regions:
- a CDS encoding ATP-binding cassette domain-containing protein, which produces MSAIRVKNLTKRFDGFTAVDSISLIVEDGEFFGLLGPNGAGKTTTIRMLTGVLQPDDGTASVCGYDIQENPLEAKQLMGIVPEFADAYVDISAMKNLLLMGELYGIPKKESKEKANSLLNLFGLYEKRNQKVKTFSKGMKQRVVVAMGLMNDPSILFLDEPTSGLDVESVRLIRKLIQKINDDGITIVLTTHNIEEANQLCDRVAIMNHGKIVAIDRPEVLRRTIQSTASVEFSFLKTVELKDLAFDNVIEVKKVGDKIRLYTEKPEDLIPCLVKYAESSGNKIVSLNTLAPNLEDVYVKLTEGKKK
- a CDS encoding ABC transporter permease, whose product is MRLIEQLKRSWAITKKDLAVFYLKGPVLISGILMPSFLFVAFCFGKKFPLMFLVPSLWGVALFVTASSIGPIIAPWETRMRTFERLISAPIALWAVILGDIVASFLFGLIITIFIFAAGIALLGVQIIGIYVIIGTIIASFCFSSLALVMSAPPTDVPSNIMMLSTLIKFPIIFISGVFVSIESMGKWKVISFISPLTYYTDLARYSVNGSNYFSPQFDLFALIGFSVLLFLTAIKLHKKSLPKRF
- a CDS encoding C39 family peptidase translates to MKVKKLFLVLMLSFLSLTVYAAEGEIKESLDISTKESVKKSITEPLPPAAQIEVDFVQQLPDYCGEACFVMAAKRLGMDITQQDVHEASGLKRKRGCYTDDLVRAGLKLGVDADGYWIEDFKTSEEREYYLSVLKYFISLSYPVIISWNEDPNDHDYSSFEHFVLAVGYDDEKEEMTIMDPLLGPAEGRRIAYADFLDRWQWRKWGGAYGLVMYVIKGRVE
- a CDS encoding nitroreductase family protein; translated protein: MDVIDAIMERRSVRRFKPDRIPEGDIDKIVEAVRMAPSWANTQCWELILVYDEGTRKRLSEEIFPGGNPAQKGLVEAPVVLVALGKEKVAGAYKGEFITDKGDWFMYDVGVAMQNVCLTAKGLGLGTVHVGAFDAKKTEEILGVPEGVRVVALTPLGYPAKEGGAPPRKETGEFVFKDGYGKK
- the ispH gene encoding 4-hydroxy-3-methylbut-2-enyl diphosphate reductase — encoded protein: MRVIVAHTAGFCMGVRRAMNKAFVTLGHEKGPIYTHGPIIHNPQVVKLLEERGVKKIEEIGGDLDGTIIIRAHGISPQERDEIRSTDLEIVDATCPKVARVHAAAKKHHQLGYLVVVVGDEDHAEVKGILGYTGGEGRVLSRAEEAKRLPDAEKVLVVAQTTFDRGMFYEVLDAINERYPKSEIKAIDTICDSTRRRQDEVKELAQKVDAMVIVGGKTSGNTKRLFDVSIQSGIPSYHVEDETELDPEELKKFKTIGLTAGASTPNWVIMKVADYLSGIGKEVPEGRLRIRWLRQKLVKGLRFIVLTNIYAAVSAGGLAIAAACLLGVNDFWKMPLISGLFIFSMYILNRTQDPEAMKFNDPQREMFYRNKRGVLTAGSVAGSIISMILALTISPAAFLLLIAAALLGVAYSVKVLPPFLIKYLRYRRLKDIPASKTFFVAGAWAGVSAAMPYLSATDRIRFSSFLVVFAFCFFVVLTRAALYDIRDIQGDAVVGRETIPILIGKKWTQFLVLMFIGLVTALMIVSAANGLVTSLAYFLLIVPAYSLFSLYLYHRRVIFQGTLFELVTDFEFIMAGFVSVLWFWINGGSAV
- a CDS encoding YggT family protein, whose amino-acid sequence is MFTLITLNDYIRLTAHIINIVIIVYIWIIIIRALISWVNPNPFNPVVKFLRDITDPVLVPARRLFPAGGMIDLSPIIVILILLFLKIMIVQTLLYISGTTQGVEGLVILGIFVYAVAMMLNMIINVIIFIVVVRAILSWISPDPRNPIVFSIYVLSEPFLRPVKRIIPSVGTIDLSPLVVILIMVLLKIVLINPLFALYKYLAFHPVLIF